The sequence gctcggccacccgcggagagctcggagtagaaccgcttctcctccacatcgaaaggagccagttgaggtagctcgggcatctagttcggatgcctcctggacgcctccctggagaggtgttccgggcatgtcccactgggcggaggccccggggaagacccaggacacgctggagagactacgtctctcggctggcctgggaacgcctcggggtccccccagaggagctggaggaagtggctggggtgagggaagtctgggcatctctgctcagtctgctgcccccgcgacccggtcccggataagcggaggaagatggatggatggatggatttattgGGCATAGATACAGAGGAAAAACAAGCTGTAAACAGCCTTTAGGCTTAATCCATTGCTTTAACATGAGTATCACATATTTGTTGTGAGTGTTAAGTCCATGAAAGCTCTTTGGCTTTTCCCTACACATACAATACTGCCTAGTTACTCCATGACATTTAATGgaacattgtttgtttttacaaaaactggTGATTTAGTTTTGGATTTGCAACACCGATCAATAAAaatccaaactaaaagaaaattacGAAACTCCATTAAATATTAAGTACGACAGTATGAGTACAAACTCATAAATATTTAATACCTTAATTAACCCCAGTTTAACATGGTGCAGTAATGCATTTAGCTGCATGACTCTGCAGGATGACTATGATCTATAACCTTGTGAGAAGTAATGCATTTGTTTAAAGCATTATGGTCAGAAGTAAATGGCAACAAAAACTGGATTAAAAGAATGATTAGACTAGAGGAATTTGGCAGATGATAGTAGACAGCCtcagttaaaaaaagcaaagtagtTCAGGCTGACTTTTATAGTTGTTTTCCACCCCCTTATTCTTATTTCTGACTACAGTTCTGTGTAGACTCAGATGAGACTCAGATGAGACTCAAGTTGGATCATTTCTGTGTCACTACATGCTTTATATCCATGTCCAAATATAAAAAGTTGATGTTACAAACTCTTAAATACATGGGAAATAATGATCAGCTGCATGAAGCTGTTTATTTGTGTTGCACAAAgggtgctttttcttttaaaccagATTTTGCTGTTGAATTTTAGCCCCCGATAAACACTGTCATAGCCCTGCACAGAACATGTCTGTCTGCGATTCTAGTTGCCTGGCAACTGTGCCGTCTCAACAAGACCTCCAGATGTCACTGCATCCAGCTGTTTCTCATCAATTGGTTTTAACACCATTGCttgttatttttacacttttctttgtttacaaAAACCACAACTTTTTACACAATGTCTCCTCAGGGCTAATAAGGCCAAGCTAATAAATCACCTCTAAGGTTTTACCCTCTGTTTCACGTATGAGGGTATTGTCCTCCTTATGTAGTACTGGAGCTTTATTTTGTCATTCCTAAAACAAATATATCTTGAGTTTGTCCATTCAGATCTTATAGAAAAAGATAAACTGCATTCTTGCGGAGATCAAAGTCTGCAtagcttttgttgttgtctctTTTTTGGACTTACTGGATGTGATTAACACAGACCACATATGCAGAACACATGTGGTTGCTTATTGCTGACATAAACTTTGctaaaactgtttctacataaaactaaagaagaaaaaatgttccaaTAGTCACCATAtttcaaacatctgtttttgCCATCCTCTCTACGTCATGCAACTTTATTGTTCTCTGGAAACtttatttagtattttactGAATCATTGGGTTTATCAAGAGTACTTTGCACAACACCTTTTTCCCTTGTTTATTTTCCAGTCAGTGATACGATGAAGTGACTTCTTGGAGTCCTTCCTCCTTGCATTCTGGGAGGTGGGGGAGTTCAAGCAAAAGGAAGTCTGGCCGGAGAGAGTGATGAGTATCTGAGCTGGCGTGGCGGAGAGAGCAACGCAGAGAGATGAGGGGAAACAGTTCGGGAAAACTGCAGAAAGGCTGTTGCTGTGTCAGGCTTTAGCTTTAGATGatacttttcaaatgtgacacCTCCACCACCTCATCCTGTGGTGATTGTGTTTTTGAGATCATTCATCCAAAAACGGGACTTGTTTGGATGGAATAATTAGAACATCCTAAATGGCAATCATCCTGGTTATGAAAGCACTTCAGGACTGGTAAGAATTCTTATTTATACTTAAAATTAtccataaaaatatacaaatatatattcaAATTTTCTAATCATAGATTGTAAAAGCTGTGATATTTTCTCATATTGTTTGGTGATAAATGTTATACTGTATAAGGggctgtttgtttatttcttgtcattagtttttttttttttttgtgttgtttttctttgctttggtttcattttgtgttcatcTCCTATCCCTCTTATTAGAaacatgaagcaaaaatgaaaagtagAGGATTGGTTGGCTGTAATGTAATGCTCTTCAACCTTTACAGTAAACCTAGACACGATCCCTTCTTTGCTTTTATAATAAAAAGCAGGATTCCACTGCGATTAACTTGTGCCTGTTGGGAAATTTGGAAACTTTAGTTCTCATTATTAATTCGAACTTCTTGATCGACCGCATATCATCTGTCTGTGGTTTCTCAttagtttttaacccttgtgctatcctacccctcccttacattgacatgttctccctaccatgacaaaggtggataaaggtggaaagatttcatgtaatccatggacaccagtgaagatcacaaatcattgaagaaaaaaggttcagagcactgtctagtgggtctacatgacccaactcccactgttaaagtgcctaggatagcacaagggttaatgggaaACCGTTCTGTTGTTTTACCAAAATGCAATGACGGATATTGATTAGATGCTTGAGCGAGTCATTGAGTAGGTATACCAACAGCCACTTATAGGTAATTGCATGTAGAAAGCACTTTGTCTTTTATCATTGCTTCCTGTGGGACCTGATAAAAATGCTGCAAGTGAAGGGAACCCATCTCTCCCTCAATTCATAGATCTTAAACACttaaaatctttgtgaatcagaaaaacatggggaaaaaaagtaccatttgaaaaagaccgtatttgtgcaaaataaaatcaaatatgaatttttagacatgtctatttttttaaaacctttgttttgtgtggatatttaacatttctttggtcaaaaataaaggagaaaatTTAGGAATGTTCTGTTCAAATATATGAGAAAGCGGCAGGTGAGGCACCTGCACTCCGTGCCTCCCCTGCACCCAGCCTGTGACTGCAGGTGCCGCATGCGCTTTGCTGTTTTGGTCCTTCTATCGTCATAAAAGacgctttatttttaattacttcaTTTGCTTATTTCTCGCTAACTGATTATATTGGTGCCAATTTGTAACCCATTAAGTGTTTTTTATCCGCCAAAAATACACGAGATGAGGCGCACACCTGCTACAAAGTAGAGATCCAAGAGAATGTGACACCATGGCAAAAGAATATTAGAATTAGTGATAACAATCAAGTGCAGCtgtccagtttttctttaataattgaTACATAATTAATACAAACATATTTTCGTGCACACTAATTTGcgtgaattttttttatcacacagAATAAAAAGGTATAACTTTAAGGTGGTGTCGACTGATTCAAACACAGAGTTTGCTTATCGCCTGCAGATATAAATCCGGGGTTCCTGTTCTTTTTCTTGTGGCATCAGtgctttctgcagctgcttccAATTGCAGTTGGGATTTGGTCTGAAGCGAGAGTAAAGATGAGTCAGGAAAaatttcaagataaaaaaattaaggattttcttttttttaaaactcctgTGGTTAATTGTGGATTGTTGCAAGCCATCCGATTCGGCGGTGACAGTGACATTATTTAGGGAGTATTGCCCAGGCTTGCCTACAGTCAGCCATGGGTGAAGATCATTCAACTATATTCACACACTTTCTCACATTTACAGTATGCTTTCATTTCGATGTCCTTTGCACcctaaaactgctgtttttcttgTTGCATTCTCAGTGTCACCACTTCTTTTGAGTCACATTTTACGGCTTTGTAATTAAACGTAAGGGTTTTGCATTTTAAGAAATGTTACCAAATCCCTTaggccaaaaagaaaaagttgattaTAGTTGcattaataaacatttactaTTTGAGGACTTGCATGTCTTTTAGagaccaaaaaaacatttatttacttatttgtaaTGTTGCAACTTGAGTTTTTGATAtccctcagaaaaaaacaagaactgaCCTTAAATAATGATGTAGACTGttcaacaaaaaaaggtcaaacagaGGATAAACTGATTTCTTGGCTGGAAACCTTAGGTATTTGTTTATAATCCCTCCTTTTTGGTTGTGAATCAAGACAGAAAGGGAATGCATCCCATGACAAAACATATATCAATGCATAGCTGCTGCCACAGCTTCATTAAATTGGCTTAGATGGATATGCAGTTGCCATAGTGCAAAATAACATGAACtgctaaaaaatgcaatttaaacagcttgtatttttttgcatataCAACAAATGAGATCACTCCAAGAGTCCTCAATGGTGCTCCTGTTATTTGTGATAAGTGAAAAAACACTGCTTTCCGCCTTTTGTTAAACTGTCTGTGCAGGCCTTGTCCCTTAGTCTTGGCTTAAGTAGGAGAGGTAAACAATAAGCAATGGAAGAGTGCTTTGACGTGAGACAAATGCTTCTCTTCTGCTGTTTATGCACGACACAAATTCACTGAGCTAAAAAATGAAGAGGCTAACAAGACCGGAGGCGTTTATCCCTTTTGAGAGCACTCATTTGATGGGATAACATAGTTTTTGTGTTAACTTGTTTCTGTGTCATGAGATAAATTTCCAAagcagtttttcatctgctgtcaTGTATTCATTCACTTCCTGTTCAACATTCATTCGTCTTggagaaacaaaacagcaaagacGAAATAACAGGAAAAACTCAGGTAACTTATACTCTTGTTTAGCtctttatttgatattttctcGTTTGTAAAAGTTAAAGTAATCCAAAGCTTTCATTAGACTGAGGGATTTATAACTGTAATTTAGAAGCGTAACCACATGTTTCTTAAAGATATGTCAACAGATTAATATTTCGTTTTTCAAAGGTAGTTGCTTTATTTGTAGTAGCATTCAGGAAACAGGGCAGTCTGGGGCACTCGggagcactttaaaaaaaagcatgggACTTGGATCATTTCCTGTTGATGACTGTCATCACGGTTGTCAGAACTGCGTTTCCTGTCAGGAAATGCCTGTGTTACATCTCATTTATGTGCTGCACGATTGTTTATAAGTGTTATATATAGTCTTGGTACAatatattttaacccttgtgctatcctaggcactttaacataggggagttgggtcatctcgACCCTCTAGACAGTGacctgaaccatttttcttcaatgatttgtgatcttcactggtgtccatggattacatgaaatctttccacctttatccacctttgtcatggtagggagaacacgtcaatgcaagggtggggtcatctaagatagcacaagggttaatctgcaTCTTGGTCTAAAAATGTAATGCTGGAAATTATTTCCCTGTAATTGTTTGAATGCTATTTTAGTAACAGTTTTAGAAAAGACTTTAGTACTCCAAGTGAGGTTAACTTTCTATCATCTAGGCTATTTGGTATCTCCATTTAGTGAAAATTTTATTGTTGCCATGCAATAATTTTCCAGTGAAAAATGTTACCAAGACGTGTATGTGATTAAATATTGCTTtagtaaacaaaaatgttcctttCAGTAAGTAAttctttaaagttccactccattttcttatttattgtGAAAGCATTTCCAAAagtcttttaatttttagttatttttttattatttaattattacaaTGCCGTAATTAACCGAAATCAaagacttgtgttgttttctaggacagtttctgcagagtggcaggagtttgttagaaattgacctgattgtgggtgggaccattggttTGATGTAAGCCTGGCCacatatcccatcatccctttgtttttctgccttcccgctagcttacagactttcacaaccccaacctgacaATTCTGGTTCTAGCCgtgcagtttggagccagatgctaGCTCTAGGACAACGCAGACGTGTCTTtttagttgtctacaagtgaatccatcagaatggagaagagcaggaagcttgtgacccATCAATTTTAAcacctacgtcactgctacaagctccTTCCAAtgatattttttgtctgctcctgattcacaacagtttgaacaaagacatactcagaaatgcaattttaagcttgattttcttagtatatgtcctccgtcatcagtaaaatgccacaagaatatgtgaaaaacaccaaaaacacaatttatattggagtgggtctttgagatACAAAGGGTCGTTCTGTTATTCTTGTCAGTGTGTGCGAAGAAGTGATGTAGTTGTTTTTTGGTCCTGCAGGTGaactttactgttttttttgtctttgctgttAGATGCACAAAGAAGACTTCCTGAACTTGTCATCACCCTCTTGTGTCTGAGAGACCCTGAAACTCCAAACCGTCTGAGCATCATGAATTACTCAAACAGCAGCGTTCCACTCTGCTACTCCAACACCAGCTCACCGTACATCCACGATCCAAATATCGGAGGAGTCCACTTCTCAGCCATTTTCAGCGCTTTGGGCCTCACCTCTAATCTAATCGCCGTCATTGTTCTCATCAAATCCTGCCAGAGGACCCAAAGCCGTTCACGCTCATTTTTCCTCATCTTCCTTGGTGGTCTTGTCGTTACAGACTTCATGGGTCTTCTAGTAACAGGCTCCGTTGTGATCTCCTTCTATGTGAACCATATTGACTGGCGTCAATCAGACCTGGGCTGCCACTTCTGTAACTTTATGGGTATTTCAATGGTTTTTTATGGACTGTGCCCTCTGCTTCTTGGAGCCACCATGGCTGTGGAGAGATTCATTGGAATCAACCTTCCATTTGCACGGTCCACCAAAACTGCCAAAGGACGGACGGTTTCCATGGTGCTGATGGTGTGGTTTTTTGCAGGCTGCATTTCTCTGCTGCCTCTGACGGGCTTCGGAAGCTATCACATTCAGACGCCCGGCTCCTGGTGCTTTCTTAACATCAGTTCAAAGACAAATGATTGGGCCTTCTCCCTACTCTTCTCTGTAGTTGGACTGACAAGCATTGCTCTGTCCTTTTTACTGAACACAGTAAGTGTGGTGACCCTGCTCAAAGTTTGCTGCGGACCGGACAGAACTCAGAGACGCCGAGACCATGAAGTGGAAATGATGCTTCAACTTATCTTGATTTTGGTCATTGCTACTGTCTGCTGGTGCCCCCTCCTGGTgagttcttgttttgttttgtcttaatgAGAGTAATACAGTATTTGtgacaaatgttttattctgattttctttcaaacttAGTGAAGGTATTTACATGGCTCAGTCAGACCGCTAAGGATATGAATAACTTTTAGATTCACCAAATAGATTCAGCTAATGCCCCACCCCAAAGCTGAAGAATCTTTCTGATTGATTACTTTAAAATTATTGACGCACTGACCGTCTTAAACGATTTTTGTATTAGAAGTGGAAGCCACCGTTTTGTCACTGCACAAAAACACTGACAGAAGGAACAAAATTTGTAAacacagaaaagctttttttgtaaatttcagTAAATGATTTGTGAATTCTGCAAGTCTGTTTGCATAAAAGGAGTCTGCAAACCGTAGAACATTAGTATTGTAAAATATAGTAAAAACTCTCACAGCCTTTTCAGAGAAGAATGAAACACCTTCCCTTACTCAGCAAATCATCCACATCAATCTAGTATTATCTTCAGTATCCTCCTAACTCACAccaacttatttttttcttttttttagggatTTTTACCTGGTAAATATAAACTCTGCATCGTTTTACCAACATAATTACTGTCCTTTCTCATAATGTGTCCAAACTGTCTTCCCAGCATTTATTCTCCAAAACATCTAGCATGATCtattcctctgatggattcattcatgatcctatccatcctggtcactcccaaaaAGAACTTTGACATTTGTCTGTCCCCTGTCTCTTTTTTCCATCATTAGCTGCATTTCCACTGACTATGCAAatgcgcaaattggatttgcgatagTAAATTTGCCCATTAGAAACAtgaaaattttgaaaaaccttgcatttatgaaaaaaaaaaaagttttgcgcttggaggaggtggtttttgagtcCTAtctaaaattgaaatattttacacaactgcaatggaaacacgtcacacagctcatcaaaaagTTGAGTGTGTCATGCAGAATTAAAGGACCTCATCTCCTCCATAAAACCACCAACCATGATTTTCCAAAATCGCTTCACCCATAGCCGTTCTTATATAGAGGATGATGAACACTAGTCctgtggcagaaatttgaatttatctgctgtaaatcaatgTACTGTTCATATCCATTGCACGTTTTTAAATGACCTATTGTGTgagttaatttgtttttattcgcTAATTATTATTTACgcacagaaactctttcttgCAGCGgctgaccttcattcctctccatTCCAGAGTAAATTTCTACCGCTCAGATGTTCTTAAATCTGCTTTACTACAGATTAAGATGTAATTTGCAAACATCAAAGTCCACAGAGTTTGATGTTTAAcatcatctgtcagtctgtccatcaccacataAACAAGAAGGAGCTTAAAACTGATCCTTGgtgcagtcccacctccaccttgaacttttagagaactttttctttttacttttcgATCCATGATGTTACATTTAATTTCCATGTACAACACCCGCTCTGCAAAACTGATTCTGTTAACAGTCCCTAAATCAAACTCGTCATAGAGTTCTTTATCTTTTCAGTCTGCAGCACCCAGAGACTATCTCTTAGATATTTTCTAACAGAAGTTTCATTCATAGTGCCTTACACTCCTTCATACATTATTTCTATAAGTTCTTTCCAACCTTTCTGACATACAAACCTTCCAACGTGTAGCAATACTGTTGAAAACCTGTCATCTTAATTGTCTCCTTA comes from Oryzias latipes chromosome 4, ASM223467v1 and encodes:
- the tbxa2r gene encoding thromboxane A2 receptor, translating into MNYSNSSVPLCYSNTSSPYIHDPNIGGVHFSAIFSALGLTSNLIAVIVLIKSCQRTQSRSRSFFLIFLGGLVVTDFMGLLVTGSVVISFYVNHIDWRQSDLGCHFCNFMGISMVFYGLCPLLLGATMAVERFIGINLPFARSTKTAKGRTVSMVLMVWFFAGCISLLPLTGFGSYHIQTPGSWCFLNISSKTNDWAFSLLFSVVGLTSIALSFLLNTVSVVTLLKVCCGPDRTQRRRDHEVEMMLQLILILVIATVCWCPLLIFIAQSALSRKPPEARYLLLWIRFATCNQILDPWVYILFRRSVLQRLRPRVDWSRNSMMNLYPSFQGTIRRFTQPSVQSNLVPDGMVESN